A stretch of the Notamacropus eugenii isolate mMacEug1 chromosome 2, mMacEug1.pri_v2, whole genome shotgun sequence genome encodes the following:
- the LOC140523412 gene encoding LOW QUALITY PROTEIN: vomeronasal type-2 receptor 26-like (The sequence of the model RefSeq protein was modified relative to this genomic sequence to represent the inferred CDS: inserted 2 bases in 1 codon; substituted 3 bases at 3 genomic stop codons), translating into MGLGKLGLFFSRLFVVLVLQFSHLEYHTEKSPCHIERAYSPTYRKEGDLVIGGFFSLYLKLAQLNDKFFFQTPPVWTAPNPQALRKHYQHFLILQFAVDEINKNSHLLPNIILGYQLLNNFHHDRXATESSLIWLSGSTPTIPNYSCGTESNSVAVIGGMSATLSMAMATILKLYKIPQISCGLFDLLLTDKVQYPYVYQMGSRESTLHLAFIQLTLHFGWTWVGLVLSDNVRGEIFFSNLKEEMDRNGLCVSFKESVSPNFRNDEYYELSARIIASSSNVSFIYGDTDSLQELAIAFIACVLYGKMLVSTTSWDFSFDHNFEQLTHFQGTILFSHSQIEIPGFTDFVRSLNPSVNSKDIFLKNFFESFFHCRFLEKSHIEMAHTICPEGVSLTDXPFTNFHKIIMEMSSNVYNAVYLVARALHQMLQSEAKETSELGRKPDISWKLHHFLKCINSVSSASDESCEDGMRKASEAYDILNFKYFPGQREILVKVGEMTPHDQEFSINEEEIDRPEDFTQAPTSTCSLSCGPGFKKTVHESKPVCCFDCTSCPEGQISSQTDAEQCLQCPEDHFPSRENDRCLPKTVTFLDYEEPLGMTLASAALGFSLLTALVLGVFMKHRDTPIVKANNRSLSYTLLVSLILCFLCSLLFIGRPNTITCVLRQTTFAIVFMVAIASILAKTITVVLAFKTTKPGSRLRRWMGSTATYSLISICTLIQMCLCAIWLGTYPPFLEMDIYSEPAFIVIQCNEGSILTIYCVLGYMALLALGSFTMAFLARNLPDTFNEAKFLTFGMLVFCSVWIAFLPTYQSTKGKAMVAVEIFDXSSAGILTCIFATKCYVILLRXDRNTLDVMKKETNP; encoded by the exons ATGGGCCTGGGGAAACTGGGGCTCTTCTTCTCTAGGTTATTTGTGGTCCTAGTtttacagttttctcatttggaataCCACACGGAGAAGAGTCCTTGTCACATAGAAAGAGCTTACAGTCCCACATACAGAAAAGAAGGGGACCTTGTCATAGGGGGCTTCTTCTCCTTGTATCTGAAGTTAGCACAGCTAAATGACAAATTTTTCTTCCAAACTCCTCCCGTCTGGACTGCTCCAAACCCACA GGCATTGCGCAAACATTACCAACATTTCCTTATTCTCCAATTTGCTGTGGATGAGATCAACAAGAATTCCCATTTGCTGCCGAACATCATCTTGGGTTACCAGTTGCTTAATAATTTCCATCATGACAGATAAGCTACAGAAAGCTCCTTGATATGGCTGTCGGGTAGCACTCCAACTATCCCTAACTATAGCTGTGGCACAGAATCCAATTCAGTGGCTGTCATTGGAGGGATGTCAGCAACGCTGTCCATGGCCATGGCCACCATTCTCAAACTTTATAAAATTCCACAG atCAGCTGTGGCCTATTTGATCTTCTCCTGACTGATAAAGTCCAATATCCATATGTCTATCAGATGGGCAGCAGGGAATCGACTCTTCACCTTGCATTCATCCAACTGACGCTCCATTTTGGCTGGACATGGGTGGGACTGGTTCTTTCTGATAATGTGAGAggagaaatttttttcagtaatctGAAAGAAGAGATGGACCGAAATGGTTTATGTGTATCTTTTAAGGAAAGCGTGTCCCCAAACTTTAGAAATGATGAATACTATGAACTCTCTGCTAGGATCATTGCATCATCATCAAATGTGAGCTTCATCTATGGAGATACAGACTCCCTTCAAGAACTTGCTATCGCATTCATTGCTTGTGTGCTGTATGGGAAAATGTTGGTCTCCACCACTTCTTGGGATTTTTCCTTTGATCATAATTTTGAACAGCTTACCCATTTTCAAGGTACAATACTATTTTCTCATTCCCAGATAGAGATTCCTGGTTTCACAGACTTTGTTAGAAGCTTGAATCCCAGTGTGAACTCTAAGGACATTTTTCTAAAGAATTTCTTCGAGTCATTCTTCCATTGCAGATTTTTAGAAAAAAGTCATATAGAAATGGCACATACAATATGCCCAGAAGGTGTTTCTTTGACAGATTAGCCTTTTACAAATTTTCACAAGATCATTATGGAAATGAGTTCAAATGTTTACAATGCAGTATATTTAGTAGCCCGTGCTCTCCATCAAATGCTTCAGTCTGAGGCAAAAGAGACATCAGAACTTGGAAGAAAGCCAGATATTTCTTGGAAG CTCCACCACTTCCTGAAGTGCATCAATTCTGTCAGTAGTGCCAGTGATGAGTCATGCGAGGACGGAATGAGGAAGGCTTCTGAGGCATATGATATCCTGAATTTTAAATACTTTCCTGGTCAGAGGGAAATATTGGTGAAAGTGGGTGAAATGACCCCTCATGATCAGGAATTCAGCATTAACGAAGAAGAAATAGATCGGCCAGAAGATTTCACTCAG GCTCCAACTTCCACGTGCAGTCTGAGCTGTGgccctggattcaagaagacagTCCATGAAAGCAAACCTGTCTGCTGCTTTGATTGTACCTCATGCCCTGAAGGGCAGATTTCCAGCCAGACAG atgcAGAGCAATGTCTACAGTGCCCTGAAGATCACTTCCCAAGCAGGGAGAACGATCGATGCCTCCCCAAGACTGTGACCTTCCTGGACTACGAAGAACCTCTTGGAATGACTCTGGCTAGTGCTGCTCTTGGCTTTTCCCTCCTCACTGCTCTGGTCCTTGGAGTTTTCATGAAGCACAGAGACACCCCCATAGTCAAAGCCAATAACCGCAGTCTCAGCTACACTCTTTTGGTCTCCCTCATCCTCTGCTTCCTCTGCTCTCTGCTCTTCATTGGCCGTCCTAACACCATAACCTGTGTCCTGCGACAAACCACATTTGCCATTGTGTTTATGGTGGCCATTGCCTCCATTTTAGCTAAAACCATCACTGTGGTTCTGGCCTTCAAGACCACAAAGCCAGGGAGCAGACTCAGGAGGTGGATGGGCTCCACAGCAACTTATTCCCTCATTTCCATCTGTACTCTAATCCAAATGTGTCTCTGTGCCATATGGCTTGGGACCTATCCCCCATTCCTGGAGATGGACATATACTCTGAGCCTGCCTTCATTGTCATCCAGTGTAATGAGGGCTCCATCCTTACCATCTACTGTGTCCTGGGTTACATGGCCTTGCTGGCCTTGGGAAGCTTCACCATGGCTTTTCTGGCCAGGAATTTGCCAGACACTTTCAATGAAGCCAAATTCCTTACCTTCGGCATGCTTGTGTTCTGCAGTGTCTGGATAGCCTTCCTGCCCACATATCAGAGCACCAAGGGCAAGGCCATGGTGGCTGTGGAAATCTTTGA CTCTAGCGCTGGAATTCTCACTTGCATCTTTGCTACCAAGTGCTATGTGATCCTTCTGAGGTGAGACAGAAATACCCTGGAtgtaatgaaaaaagaaactaatCCCTGA